A genomic segment from Drosophila miranda strain MSH22 chromosome 3, D.miranda_PacBio2.1, whole genome shotgun sequence encodes:
- the LOC108159238 gene encoding potassium channel subfamily T member 2 isoform X12 translates to MSSSSDTNNKSSTSTSRSHRLSGIRNSKLANWFPQRAEENKRKKRVEQQRQQQRQRRGAKVFKCVNDSTGHLTLAPSRLFERTPMSPSDSLDEIALQIPRVRVEYYVNENTFKERLQLYFIKNQRSSLRIRIADLFLKLLSCVLYIIRVILDKNPTFITCYGCEVGNKTEFIISAKLTEEEFQESPIINWDAILWVNRPTVLWVLQLLLAMVSLTQSLVLTYLGYKGNIWQQILSFHFILELVTTIPFALTIVHPPLRNLFIPIFLNCWLAKRSLENMFNDLHRAMQKSQSALSQQLTILSATLLCLVFTSVCGIQHFQRAGHRHLNLFQSTYYVVVTFSTVGYGDFVPDIWPSQLYMVIMICVALIVLPTQFEQLAFTWMERQKLGGSYSSHRAQSEKHVVVCSTTLHADTIMDFLNEFYAHPLLQDFYVVLLSPMELDTTMRMILQVPIWAQRVIYIQGSCLKDGDLARARMNEAEACFILAARNYADKTAADEHTILRSWAVKDFAPNVPQYVQIFRPEHKLHVKFAEHVVCEDEFKYALLANNCTCPGASTLVTLLLHTSRGQEGQQSPEEWHRLYGKCSGNEIYHIVLGDSRFFGEYEGKSFTYASFHSHRKYGVALVGVRPAELPEFYEDTILLNPGPRHIMKKDDTCYYMSITKEENSAFVVNQNQTSDPSTAAKDGAPSSASSHHPTAATACDNPTAVIISDSRQNLKDTTVTQTAATTTTITTTTLPPPPMTMGGSSGMPGGSGGVGHGVGSGHSLGTSLSITPATLSTGNHLDVPFGNNPNLLSPDVLNQRRGSRRPSILPVPDMFTSSSFTIAGNDDGEEGDESDDEIDDEMPWRSPSEKIAIVKGFPPVSPFIGVSPTLCFLLKEKKPLCCLQLAQVCEHCSYRNAKEYQWQNKTIILAADYASSGIYNFIIPLRAHFRSKTSLNPIILLLERRPDVAFLDALSYFPLVYWMLGSIDCLDDLLRAGITLAESVVVVNKELSNSAEEDSLSDCNTIVAVQNMFKFFPSIKSITELSQSSNMRFMQFRAHDKYALHLSKMEKREKERGSHISYMFRLPFAAGAVFSASMLDTLLYQAFVKDYVITFVRLLLGIDQAPGSGFLTSMRITKEDMWIRTYGRLYQKLCSTTCEIPIGIYRTQDTSNADTSHVSNSPVDRWGPFSAFGRHCVRLRPSYDEETGTPDSTKDSTEMLRGVTYRPPSSATGGGSSPSFRAPSQPQQRQRSVNCLGGCSERKGSSYSINLADEAKDNHAQQIERAEIANLVRSRMESLNLPTNDYDDVSEKRNHLSYVIINPSCDLKLEEGDLIYLVRPSPFSAQKTFERHNSRRKSNISFCSNINLGATCGPQMQNMSNTAVGAGSRRGSGIAGLNPMQMQSVQTLAGYGSSSQRCTPPMQQIKSNSLSLPDSPTVVGNQRGRSNSLRIDNDILLRRSSSLRQGLPSVGVSHGRRKSSLEEIGISHFTTLMQATNHSNPIKISLNGSIGMENQISLQVTPPEEPTPMLGVPCMMGGGGGGGINPSGTGSSTSGMLGAGSSLAINTADLGPGPSTSSGACSSLQPQDSLGPQSSQVSSPQHLQGTIV, encoded by the exons AGTTCGTGTGGAGTACTACGTGAATGAAAACACATTTAAAGAAAGACTGCAACTCTATTTCATTAAGAATCAGCGTTCAA GCTTACGCATACGAATTGCCGATTTATTCCTTAAGTTACTGTCGTGTGTTCTGTACATAATACGTGTGATATTGGATAAGAATCCAACATTTATAACTTG CTATGGCTGCGAGGTGGGCAATAAGACAGAGTTCATCATTTCGGCCAAACTCACGGAGgaggagttccaagagagtccGATCATCAACTGGGATGCCATACTCTGGGTGAACCGGCCCACGGTGCTCTGGGTCCTGCAGCTGCTCCTAGCCATGGTGTCGCTAACGCAATCCCTGGTTCTCACATATCTAGGCTATAAG GGCAACATTTGGCAGCAGATACTCTCATTTCACTTTATACTAGAATTAGTAACGACAATACCCTTTGCACTAACG ATCGTTCATCCTCCACTACGGAATCTCTTCATTCCCATCTTCCTCAACTGCTGGCTGGCCAAGCGCTCGCTGGAGAACATGTTT AATGATCTTCATCGGGCCATGCAGAAGTCTCAGTCGGCTCTGTCCCAGCAGCTGACCATCCTGTCGGCCACGCTGCTCTGTTTGGTGTTTACCAG CGTTTGCGGCATCCAGCACTTTCAGCGGGCTGGCCATCGGCACTTGAACCTGTTCCAGAGCACGTACTATGTGGTTGTGACCTTCTCCACAGTGGGCTACGGCGACTTTGTTCCGGACATTTGGCCCTCCCAGCTGTACATGGTCATCATGATTTGTGTCGCCCTCATTGTGCTGCCCACGCAG TTCGAGCAGTTGGCCTTCACCTGGATGGAGCGCCAGAAGCTGGGCGGCAGCTACAGCTCGCACCGGGCCCAGAGCGAGAAGCATGTGGTCGTGTGCTCGACCACCCTACACGCGGACACCATCATGGACTTCCTCAACGAGTTCTACGCCCACCCCCTGCTGCAGGACTTTTACGTGGTGCTGCTCAGTCCCATGGAGCTGGACACGACGATGCGGATGATATTACAGGTGCCGATTTGGGCTCAGCGTGTGATCTATATTCAG GGCTCTTGTCTGAAGGACGGCGACCTGGCCCGGGCTCGCATGAACGAGGCGGAGGCGTGCTTCATCCTTGCGGCCAGGAACTATGCGGACAAAACGGCCGCGGACGAGCACACCATCCTACGCTCCTGGGCGGTGAAGGACTTTGCGCCGAATGTGCCGCAGTATGTGCAGATTTTTAG GCCGGAGCACAAGCTGCATGTGAAGTTCGCCGAGCATGTGGTCTGCGAGGACGAGTTCAAGTATGCGCTGCTGGCCAATAACTGCACCTGTCCGGGCGCCAGCACCCTGGTCACCCTCCTGCTGCACACCTCGCGCGGACA GGAGGGGCAGCAGTCTCCGGAGGAGTGGCACCGGCTGTACGGCAAGTGTTCAGGAAACGAGATCTATCACATTGTCCTCGGCGACAGTCGATTCTTCGGGGAGTATGAGGGCAAGAGCTTCACCTACGCCAGCTTCCACTCGCATCGCAA ATATGGCGTGGCCTTGGTGGGGGTGCGACCGGCCGAGCTGCCTGAGTTCTACGAGGACACAATACTCCTGAATCCTGGGCCCAGGCACATTATGAAAAAGGATGACACGTGCTATTatatgagcatcaccaaggaGGAGAACTCGGCGTTCGTCGTTAATCAAAATCAAACATCGGACCCCTCCACAGCCGCCAAGGATGGGGCACCATCCTCCGCCTCTTCTCATCATCCAACAGCTGCAACTG CCTGCGATAATCCGACGGCTGTGATAATATCGGACTCCAGGCAGAACCTCAAGGACACGACGGTGACCCAGACGGCGGCCACCACAACCACAATAACCACAACgacgctgccaccaccgcccATGACGATGGGCGGATCTTCGGGAATGCCCGGGGGCTCTGGCGGTGTTGGCCACGGAGTTGGCAGCGGCCACAGTCTGGGCACGTCGCTGAGCATCACACCAGCCACGTTGTCCACGGGGAACCATCTGGATGTGCCCTTCGGCAACAATCCCAATCTGCTCAGTCCGGACGTGCTTAACCAGCGGAGGG GAAGCAGACGTCCCTCGATCCTGCCCGTGCCCGATATGTTCACCTCCTCATCGTTCACCATTGCCGGCAACGACGATGGCGAGGAGGGAGACGAGAGCGACGACGAGATCGACGATGAGATGCCCTGGCGCTCGCCCTCTGAGAAGATAGC CATTGTCAAGGGGTTCCCGCCCGTGTCGCCCTTCATCGGTGTCAGCCCCACGCTCTGTTTCCTGCTCAAAGAGAAGAAGCCTCTCTGTTGTCTGCAGCTGGCTCAG GTATGCGAGCACTGCAGCTATAGGAATGCCAAGGAGTACCAGTGGCAGAACAAGACGATCATTCTGGCCGCCGACTATGCCTCTAGCGGTATATACAACTTCATCATTCCGCTGAGAGCTCACTTTCGCTCGAAGACCTCACTCAATCCCATTATCCTGCTGCTGGAGCGACGTCCGGACGTGGCCTTCCTGGACGCCCTCTCCTACTTTCCCCTG GTGTACTGGATGCTGGGATCGATCGACTGCCTCGACGATCTCCTGCGTGCGGGCATCACGCTGGCCGAGAGCGTGGTCGTCGTCAACAAGGAGCTGTCGAACTCGGCCGAGGAGGATTCCCTCTCCGACTGCAACACCATAGTAGCTGTGCAGAACATGTTCAA ATTCTTTCCCAGCATCAAGAGCATCACTGAGCTGTCGCAGAGCTCAAACATGCGGTTTATGCAGTTCCGGGCCCACGACAAGTACGCCCTGCACCTGAGCAAAATGGAAAAG CGCGAAAAGGAGCGTGGATCGCACATCTCGTACATGTTCCGCCTGCCGTTTGCGGCGGGGGCCGTGTTTAGCGCCTCCATGCTGGACACGCTGCTGTACCAGGCCTTCGTGAAGGACTATGTGATTACGTTTGTGCGCCTCCTGCTGGGGATTGACCAGGCCCCGGGCAGCGGTTTCCTGACCTCG ATGCGCATCACCAAGGAGGACATGTGGATACGCACCTACGGCCGGCTCTACCAGAAGCTGTGCTCGACCACCTGCGAGATACCGATTGGCATCTACCGCACCCAGGACACCTCGAATGCGGACACGTCACATGTGAGTAACTCGCCGGTCGATAGATGGGGACCCTTCTCGGCCTTCGGCAGGCATTGTGTGCGCTTGCGTCCATCG TACGACGAGGAGACTGGCACGCCCGACTCCACCAAGGACTCCACGGAAATGCTGCGCGGGGTCACCTACCGCCCGCCGTCCTCGGCAACAGGTGGGGGCAGCAGCCCCAGCTTTCGGGCCCCgtcgcagccgcagcagcgcCAGAGGTCGGTCAACTGTCTGGGCGGTTGCTCGGAGCGTAAGGGATCATCT TACTCCATCAATCTGGCCGACGAGGCCAAGGACAATCATGCACAGCAGATCGAGCGCGCGGAGATCGCCAACCTGGTGAGGAGTCGCATGGAGTCCTTGAACCTGCCCACCAACGACTACGATGACGTGAGCGAGAAGCGGAACCACTTGTCCTATGTGATAATCAACCCGAGCTGTGATCTCAAGCTGGAGGAGGGCGATCTCAT CTACTTGGTGCGGCCGTCGCCGTTCTCGGCCCAAAAGACCTTCGAGCGCCACAATTCGCGTCGCAAGTCGAACATCTCGTTCTGCTCGAACATCAACCTGGGCGCCACTTGTGGGCCCCAGATGCAAAACATGTCCAACACCGCCGTCGGGGCTGGGTCGCGTCGCGGCTCCGGCATCGCCGGTTTGAACCCAATGCAAATGCAGAGCGTTCAGACTTTGGCCGGGTATGGATCATCCTCGCAGCGCTGTACCCCACCGATGCAGCAAATTAAATCGAATTCTCTTTCTCTACCCGACAGTCCGACGGTGGTTGGCAATCagcgtggacggagtaacTCATTGCGG ATCGACAACGACATACTGCTGCGTCGATCCTCCTCTCTGAGGCAAGGCCTTCCCAGCGTGGGCGTCAGTCATGGCCGGCGAAAGTCCTCGCTGGAGGAGATCGGCATCAGCCATTTCACGACCCTGATGCAGGCCACGAATCACAGCAACCCCATCAAGATCTCGCTCAATGGCAGCATAGGCATGGAG AATCAGATTTCTCTCCAGGTCACCCCGCCAGAGGAGCCCACACCCATGCTGGGCGTGCCCTGCATGAtgggcggcggtggcggcggcggcataaACCCATCCGGGACTGGATCCTCAACTAGTGGCATGCTAGGGGCTGGCTCTTCGCTGGCGATCAACACGGCTGACCTGGGGCCAGGACCCAGCACCTCATCGGGGGCCTGTAGCTCCCTGCAGCCCCAGGACTCGCTTGGCCCCCAGTCGTCGCAGGTGTCGTCGCCGCAGCATCTGCAGGGAACGATTGTATGA
- the LOC108159238 gene encoding potassium channel subfamily T member 2 isoform X21 has protein sequence MSMFFFRLHNLQRAEENKRKKRVEQQRQQQRQRRGAKVFKCVNDSTGHLTLAPSRLFERTPMSPSDSLDEIALQIPRVRVEYYVNENTFKERLQLYFIKNQRSSLRIRIADLFLKLLSCVLYIIRVILDKNPTFITCYGCEVGNKTEFIISAKLTEEEFQESPIINWDAILWVNRPTVLWVLQLLLAMVSLTQSLVLTYLGYKGNIWQQILSFHFILELVTTIPFALTIVHPPLRNLFIPIFLNCWLAKRSLENMFNDLHRAMQKSQSALSQQLTILSATLLCLVFTSVCGIQHFQRAGHRHLNLFQSTYYVVVTFSTVGYGDFVPDIWPSQLYMVIMICVALIVLPTQFEQLAFTWMERQKLGGSYSSHRAQSEKHVVVCSTTLHADTIMDFLNEFYAHPLLQDFYVVLLSPMELDTTMRMILQVPIWAQRVIYIQGSCLKDGDLARARMNEAEACFILAARNYADKTAADEHTILRSWAVKDFAPNVPQYVQIFRPEHKLHVKFAEHVVCEDEFKYALLANNCTCPGASTLVTLLLHTSRGQEGQQSPEEWHRLYGKCSGNEIYHIVLGDSRFFGEYEGKSFTYASFHSHRKYGVALVGVRPAELPEFYEDTILLNPGPRHIMKKDDTCYYMSITKEENSAFVVNQNQTSDPSTAAKDGAPSSASSHHPTAATACDNPTAVIISDSRQNLKDTTVTQTAATTTTITTTTLPPPPMTMGGSSGMPGGSGGVGHGVGSGHSLGTSLSITPATLSTGNHLDVPFGNNPNLLSPDVLNQRRGSRRPSILPVPDMFTSSSFTIAGNDDGEEGDESDDEIDDEMPWRSPSEKIACLGGHFPQSRTYSLIMSSSEDSYQRSCSFCNATATATAASTAAAAAAAAAPVMHQPPPLGSLGLPLEEYSTTELRRRAMKKSYSCDSECRNDLGPRQGLGLGGGTLAILAARRRQLQRCCSCSCSTTSSTTTTTTTAASSAAAAAAAAMAAAAFTSSSSVETRRLARPVWASDYSGIVKGFPPVSPFIGVSPTLCFLLKEKKPLCCLQLAQVCEHCSYRNAKEYQWQNKTIILAADYASSGIYNFIIPLRAHFRSKTSLNPIILLLERRPDVAFLDALSYFPLVYWMLGSIDCLDDLLRAGITLAESVVVVNKELSNSAEEDSLSDCNTIVAVQNMFKFFPSIKSITELSQSSNMRFMQFRAHDKYALHLSKMEKREKERGSHISYMFRLPFAAGAVFSASMLDTLLYQAFVKDYVITFVRLLLGIDQAPGSGFLTSMRITKEDMWIRTYGRLYQKLCSTTCEIPIGIYRTQDTSNADTSHYDEETGTPDSTKDSTEMLRGVTYRPPSSATGGGSSPSFRAPSQPQQRQRSVNCLGGCSERKGSSYSINLADEAKDNHAQQIERAEIANLVRSRMESLNLPTNDYDDVSEKRNHLSYVIINPSCDLKLEEGDLIYLVRPSPFSAQKTFERHNSRRKSNISFCSNINLGATCGPQMQNMSNTAVGAGSRRGSGIAGLNPMQMQSVQTLAGYGSSSQRCTPPMQQIKSNSLSLPDSPTVVGNQRGRSNSLRIDNDILLRRSSSLRQGLPSVGVSHGRRKSSLEEIGISHFTTLMQATNHSNPIKISLNGSIGMENQISLQVTPPEEPTPMLGVPCMMGGGGGGGINPSGTGSSTSGMLGAGSSLAINTADLGPGPSTSSGACSSLQPQDSLGPQSSQVSSPQHLQGTIV, from the exons AGTTCGTGTGGAGTACTACGTGAATGAAAACACATTTAAAGAAAGACTGCAACTCTATTTCATTAAGAATCAGCGTTCAA GCTTACGCATACGAATTGCCGATTTATTCCTTAAGTTACTGTCGTGTGTTCTGTACATAATACGTGTGATATTGGATAAGAATCCAACATTTATAACTTG CTATGGCTGCGAGGTGGGCAATAAGACAGAGTTCATCATTTCGGCCAAACTCACGGAGgaggagttccaagagagtccGATCATCAACTGGGATGCCATACTCTGGGTGAACCGGCCCACGGTGCTCTGGGTCCTGCAGCTGCTCCTAGCCATGGTGTCGCTAACGCAATCCCTGGTTCTCACATATCTAGGCTATAAG GGCAACATTTGGCAGCAGATACTCTCATTTCACTTTATACTAGAATTAGTAACGACAATACCCTTTGCACTAACG ATCGTTCATCCTCCACTACGGAATCTCTTCATTCCCATCTTCCTCAACTGCTGGCTGGCCAAGCGCTCGCTGGAGAACATGTTT AATGATCTTCATCGGGCCATGCAGAAGTCTCAGTCGGCTCTGTCCCAGCAGCTGACCATCCTGTCGGCCACGCTGCTCTGTTTGGTGTTTACCAG CGTTTGCGGCATCCAGCACTTTCAGCGGGCTGGCCATCGGCACTTGAACCTGTTCCAGAGCACGTACTATGTGGTTGTGACCTTCTCCACAGTGGGCTACGGCGACTTTGTTCCGGACATTTGGCCCTCCCAGCTGTACATGGTCATCATGATTTGTGTCGCCCTCATTGTGCTGCCCACGCAG TTCGAGCAGTTGGCCTTCACCTGGATGGAGCGCCAGAAGCTGGGCGGCAGCTACAGCTCGCACCGGGCCCAGAGCGAGAAGCATGTGGTCGTGTGCTCGACCACCCTACACGCGGACACCATCATGGACTTCCTCAACGAGTTCTACGCCCACCCCCTGCTGCAGGACTTTTACGTGGTGCTGCTCAGTCCCATGGAGCTGGACACGACGATGCGGATGATATTACAGGTGCCGATTTGGGCTCAGCGTGTGATCTATATTCAG GGCTCTTGTCTGAAGGACGGCGACCTGGCCCGGGCTCGCATGAACGAGGCGGAGGCGTGCTTCATCCTTGCGGCCAGGAACTATGCGGACAAAACGGCCGCGGACGAGCACACCATCCTACGCTCCTGGGCGGTGAAGGACTTTGCGCCGAATGTGCCGCAGTATGTGCAGATTTTTAG GCCGGAGCACAAGCTGCATGTGAAGTTCGCCGAGCATGTGGTCTGCGAGGACGAGTTCAAGTATGCGCTGCTGGCCAATAACTGCACCTGTCCGGGCGCCAGCACCCTGGTCACCCTCCTGCTGCACACCTCGCGCGGACA GGAGGGGCAGCAGTCTCCGGAGGAGTGGCACCGGCTGTACGGCAAGTGTTCAGGAAACGAGATCTATCACATTGTCCTCGGCGACAGTCGATTCTTCGGGGAGTATGAGGGCAAGAGCTTCACCTACGCCAGCTTCCACTCGCATCGCAA ATATGGCGTGGCCTTGGTGGGGGTGCGACCGGCCGAGCTGCCTGAGTTCTACGAGGACACAATACTCCTGAATCCTGGGCCCAGGCACATTATGAAAAAGGATGACACGTGCTATTatatgagcatcaccaaggaGGAGAACTCGGCGTTCGTCGTTAATCAAAATCAAACATCGGACCCCTCCACAGCCGCCAAGGATGGGGCACCATCCTCCGCCTCTTCTCATCATCCAACAGCTGCAACTG CCTGCGATAATCCGACGGCTGTGATAATATCGGACTCCAGGCAGAACCTCAAGGACACGACGGTGACCCAGACGGCGGCCACCACAACCACAATAACCACAACgacgctgccaccaccgcccATGACGATGGGCGGATCTTCGGGAATGCCCGGGGGCTCTGGCGGTGTTGGCCACGGAGTTGGCAGCGGCCACAGTCTGGGCACGTCGCTGAGCATCACACCAGCCACGTTGTCCACGGGGAACCATCTGGATGTGCCCTTCGGCAACAATCCCAATCTGCTCAGTCCGGACGTGCTTAACCAGCGGAGGG GAAGCAGACGTCCCTCGATCCTGCCCGTGCCCGATATGTTCACCTCCTCATCGTTCACCATTGCCGGCAACGACGATGGCGAGGAGGGAGACGAGAGCGACGACGAGATCGACGATGAGATGCCCTGGCGCTCGCCCTCTGAGAAGATAGC CTGCTTGGGCGGGCACTTTCCCCAATCGCGCACCTATTCGCTCATCATGAGCTCCTCGGAGGATTCGTATCAGCGCAGTTGCAGCTTTTGCaatgccaccgccaccgctaCTGCAGcttctactgctgctgctgctgctgctgctgctgctcctgtcaTGCACCAGCCGCCGCCCCTGGGTAGTCTAGGACTCCCTCTCGAAGAGTACTCCACTACGGAGCTACGCAGGCGCGCCATGAAGAAGAGTTACAGCTGCGACAGCGAGTGTCGCAATGACCTGGGCCCCAGACAGGGTCTGGGCCTGGGTGGAGGGACTCTGGCCATACTGGCGGCTCGAAGGAGGCAGCTGCAACGGTGCTGTTCCTGCAGCTGCTCCACCACCTCCTCCACCACCACGACTACGAcaacagcagcatcatcagcagcagcagcagcagccgcagcaatGGCGGCAGCAGCATTTACATCGAGCAGTTCCGTTGAGACGCGTCGCCTGGCGCGTCCGGTGTGGGCCTCCGACTACTCAGG CATTGTCAAGGGGTTCCCGCCCGTGTCGCCCTTCATCGGTGTCAGCCCCACGCTCTGTTTCCTGCTCAAAGAGAAGAAGCCTCTCTGTTGTCTGCAGCTGGCTCAG GTATGCGAGCACTGCAGCTATAGGAATGCCAAGGAGTACCAGTGGCAGAACAAGACGATCATTCTGGCCGCCGACTATGCCTCTAGCGGTATATACAACTTCATCATTCCGCTGAGAGCTCACTTTCGCTCGAAGACCTCACTCAATCCCATTATCCTGCTGCTGGAGCGACGTCCGGACGTGGCCTTCCTGGACGCCCTCTCCTACTTTCCCCTG GTGTACTGGATGCTGGGATCGATCGACTGCCTCGACGATCTCCTGCGTGCGGGCATCACGCTGGCCGAGAGCGTGGTCGTCGTCAACAAGGAGCTGTCGAACTCGGCCGAGGAGGATTCCCTCTCCGACTGCAACACCATAGTAGCTGTGCAGAACATGTTCAA ATTCTTTCCCAGCATCAAGAGCATCACTGAGCTGTCGCAGAGCTCAAACATGCGGTTTATGCAGTTCCGGGCCCACGACAAGTACGCCCTGCACCTGAGCAAAATGGAAAAG CGCGAAAAGGAGCGTGGATCGCACATCTCGTACATGTTCCGCCTGCCGTTTGCGGCGGGGGCCGTGTTTAGCGCCTCCATGCTGGACACGCTGCTGTACCAGGCCTTCGTGAAGGACTATGTGATTACGTTTGTGCGCCTCCTGCTGGGGATTGACCAGGCCCCGGGCAGCGGTTTCCTGACCTCG ATGCGCATCACCAAGGAGGACATGTGGATACGCACCTACGGCCGGCTCTACCAGAAGCTGTGCTCGACCACCTGCGAGATACCGATTGGCATCTACCGCACCCAGGACACCTCGAATGCGGACACGTCACAT TACGACGAGGAGACTGGCACGCCCGACTCCACCAAGGACTCCACGGAAATGCTGCGCGGGGTCACCTACCGCCCGCCGTCCTCGGCAACAGGTGGGGGCAGCAGCCCCAGCTTTCGGGCCCCgtcgcagccgcagcagcgcCAGAGGTCGGTCAACTGTCTGGGCGGTTGCTCGGAGCGTAAGGGATCATCT TACTCCATCAATCTGGCCGACGAGGCCAAGGACAATCATGCACAGCAGATCGAGCGCGCGGAGATCGCCAACCTGGTGAGGAGTCGCATGGAGTCCTTGAACCTGCCCACCAACGACTACGATGACGTGAGCGAGAAGCGGAACCACTTGTCCTATGTGATAATCAACCCGAGCTGTGATCTCAAGCTGGAGGAGGGCGATCTCAT CTACTTGGTGCGGCCGTCGCCGTTCTCGGCCCAAAAGACCTTCGAGCGCCACAATTCGCGTCGCAAGTCGAACATCTCGTTCTGCTCGAACATCAACCTGGGCGCCACTTGTGGGCCCCAGATGCAAAACATGTCCAACACCGCCGTCGGGGCTGGGTCGCGTCGCGGCTCCGGCATCGCCGGTTTGAACCCAATGCAAATGCAGAGCGTTCAGACTTTGGCCGGGTATGGATCATCCTCGCAGCGCTGTACCCCACCGATGCAGCAAATTAAATCGAATTCTCTTTCTCTACCCGACAGTCCGACGGTGGTTGGCAATCagcgtggacggagtaacTCATTGCGG ATCGACAACGACATACTGCTGCGTCGATCCTCCTCTCTGAGGCAAGGCCTTCCCAGCGTGGGCGTCAGTCATGGCCGGCGAAAGTCCTCGCTGGAGGAGATCGGCATCAGCCATTTCACGACCCTGATGCAGGCCACGAATCACAGCAACCCCATCAAGATCTCGCTCAATGGCAGCATAGGCATGGAG AATCAGATTTCTCTCCAGGTCACCCCGCCAGAGGAGCCCACACCCATGCTGGGCGTGCCCTGCATGAtgggcggcggtggcggcggcggcataaACCCATCCGGGACTGGATCCTCAACTAGTGGCATGCTAGGGGCTGGCTCTTCGCTGGCGATCAACACGGCTGACCTGGGGCCAGGACCCAGCACCTCATCGGGGGCCTGTAGCTCCCTGCAGCCCCAGGACTCGCTTGGCCCCCAGTCGTCGCAGGTGTCGTCGCCGCAGCATCTGCAGGGAACGATTGTATGA